The following are from one region of the Poecilia reticulata strain Guanapo linkage group LG7, Guppy_female_1.0+MT, whole genome shotgun sequence genome:
- the crebzf gene encoding CREB/ATF bZIP transcription factor, which yields MITRRRSRAMEMPSVDVEEVDVVENDQDLPSPSDELAADDTDHPGIELDDLFEDLKWTLEKDSSSLLFGVDLANLEACSDINQDSVFDVSSRSSPDRXSSGSRMKNRLNQSNHVINKNAIAARLNRLKKKEHVNSLEKQVGVLSTENGVLKQENCQLTKRVEELEDETRGRALTSTIMRCPGSG from the exons ATGATCACAAGGAGAAGAAGCCGTGCCATGGAGATGCCGTCGGTAGACGTTGAGGAGGTGGATGTAGTGGAAAACGATCAAGATCTCCCCAGCCCTTCTGATGAGCTTGCTGCCGATGACACCGATCATCCAGGAATCGAGCTAGAYGACCTGTTTGAAGATTTAAAGTGGACTCTAGAAAAAGATTCTTCCTCTCTACTCTTTGGCGTCGATCTTGCCAATCTAGAAGCATGCAGCGACATAAACCAAGACTCGGTTTTTGACGTTTCATCCCGCTCATCTCCAGACAGAAYGTCTTCWGGCTCCAGGATGAAAAACCGACTAAACCAGTCGAACCACGTCATCAACAAAAACGCCATCGCTGCCAGATTGAACCGTCTCAAGAAGAAGGAGCACGTCAACAGCCTGGAGAAGCAGGTTGGCGTTCTGTCAACGGAGAACGGCGTGCTCAAACAGGAGAACTGTCAGTTGACTAAACGGGTGGAAGAATTGGAGGATGAAACCAG GGGCCGCGCTCTAACGAGCACGATTATGCGTTGCCCAGGAAGCGGGTGA